From one Henningerozyma blattae CBS 6284 chromosome 1, complete genome genomic stretch:
- the TBLA0A08820 gene encoding Mg-dependent acid phosphatase (similar to Saccharomyces cerevisiae YER134C; ancestral locus Anc_8.160a) yields MVEYPDVAAFDLDYTVWPCHCDTHLCPPFKAVKSPNGEVLTVVDSRGFVLKLFRDIPKIFCDLLDNDVKLVSASRTWAPEIAKDLLKLYKIEYNGKLISLKELFVESEWGERSKTGHLRDAVKKLYGHENLKKYKMCLFDDEGRNRDVEKQGVKFVYVKDPEHGPTWKLYQDYLNGKL; encoded by the coding sequence ATGGTAGAATATCCCGATGTTGCAGCCTTTGATTTAGATTACACTGTTTGGCCGTGCCATTGTGATACCCATCTATGTCCACCATTTAAAGCCGTTAAAAGTCCTAATGGAGAAGTATTAACAGTTGTTGATAGTCGTGGCtttgtattaaaattatttagagatattccaaaaatattCTGTGATTTGTTGGACAATGATGTTAAGTTGGTTTCTGCCTCAAGAACATGGGCACCAGAAATTGCTAAAGATTTgttgaaattatataaGATAGAATATAACGgcaaattaatttctttgaaGGAACTTTTTGTGGAATCTGAATGGGGTGAAAGAAGTAAAACAGGACATCTAAGAGATGcagtaaaaaaattatatgggcatgaaaatttaaagaaatataaaatgtGTCTATTCGACGATGAAGGGCGTAATAGAGATGTTGAAAAGCAAGGTGTGAAGTTTGTTTACGTCAAGGATCCAGAACATGGACCAACATGGAAACTTTATCAAGACTATTTGAATGggaaattataa
- the APN2 gene encoding DNA-(apurinic or apyrimidinic site) lyase APN2 (similar to Saccharomyces cerevisiae APN2 (YBL019W); ancestral locus Anc_8.165): MSTDIVDLPKKKHSESIRCVTFNVNGIRTFFHFHPFSKFNQSLSKVFQLFDTDIITFQELKTDQTSLIRWGQVDGYYSFISIPITKKGYAGVGCWIRIPPPEDPLYNLIKVVKAEEGITGYLTIRNGKLDCRYRDCSDQGIGGYDSLGLKDETEALKLDSEGRCVLVELACNIVVVSVYCPANSTQTEEGELFRLKFLSVLFKRIRNLDTLGKKVILMGDLNVCKDLIDHAEILDKFNIEITNDSQGSVIERTYDEKVHDFIWAPDAPQRRMLNQILSDSLDSQLARTGILVDSTRVYQGRDRLKIYTVWNTLKNARPINYGSRIDYVFISSKLKNQIKAADILPKVLGSDHCPVYADIGIETLGGCDAVINKKISIPKFEARYKYKLQNHDILTMFHKNSSQLKSKMANSRNSIAKISKPYPQTKVKKTVKSIDLFFTKDTCSKVNDISSIHSTKENSDIIKEPKKAQKSAFKNIFGEIPLCNHQEKAILKTSRTSSNPGKKFWACSKPQGESKDKNSSCGFFQWV; this comes from the coding sequence ATGAGTACGGATATAGTAGATCTTCCGAAGAAGAAGCATAGTGAGTCGATACGATGTGTTACTTTTAATGTTAATGGGATCAGaactttttttcattttcatccattttctaaattcaACCAGTCCCTAAGCAAAgtatttcaattatttgataCCGATATAATTACatttcaagaattaaagACTGACCAAACTTCATTAATTCGTTGGGGACAAGTTGATGGCTATTACTCATTTATATCGATTCCTATCACTAAAAAAGGTTACGCTGGAGTAGGATGCTGGATTAGAATTCCACCTCCGGAAGACCCTCTTTATAACTTAATTAAAGTAGTAAAGGCGGAAGAAGGTATCACAGGTTATCTGACTATTAGAAATGGAAAACTAGATTGCAGATATAGAGATTGTTCAGACCAAGGAATTGGTGGATATGATTCATTGGGCTTAAAGGATGAAACTGAGGCCTTAAAGTTAGACTCTGAAGGTCGCTGTGTTTTGGTTGAATTAGCATGCAATATTGTGGTGGTATCTGTATATTGTCCAGCTAATTCAACCCAAACAGAAGAAGGGGAGTTATTTAGATTAAAATTCTTAAGCGTCTTGTTTAAGAGAATACGAAACTTGGACACTTTGGGGAAAAAGGTTATTTTGATGGGCGACTTAAATGTTTGTAAAGATTTAATCGATCATGCTGAAATATTGGacaaattcaatattgaAATCACGAATGATTCCCAAGGTTCAGTAATTGAAAGAACTTATGATGAAAAAGTTCATGACTTCATTTGGGCACCAGATGCCCCTCAAAGAAGGATGTTAAACCAAATATTAAGTGACTCCTTAGATTCTCAGCTGGCAAGAACTGGAATTCTTGTCGATTCAACAAGAGTCTATCAAGGTAGGGATAGATTAAAGATATATACTGTATGGAATACCCTAAAAAATGCACGCCCTATTAACTATGGATCAAGAATTGATTATGTATTTATTAGCTCTAAGCTTAAAAATCAGATTAAAGCTGCAGATATACTACCAAAAGTACTAGGTTCAGACCATTGTCCGGTATATGCTGATATTGGAATCGAAACTTTAGGCGGATGTGACGCAgtgattaataaaaaaatatctatacCTAAATTTGAAGCACGCTATAAATATAAGCTACAGAATCACGATATTTTGACAATGTTTCATAAAAACAGCTCTCAattaaaaagtaaaatggcGAACAGTAGAAATTCGATAGCTAAAATTTCGAAACCATATCCACAAACTAAAGTTAAGAAGACTGTTAAGtctattgatttattttttactaaaGATACGTGCTCCAAGGTAAATGATATCTCTAGCATTCATTCAACCAAAGAAAACTCTGATATTATAAAGGAACCCAAAAAGGCTCAAAAAAGtgcatttaaaaatatatttggaGAAATCCCGTTATGTAATCATCAAGAGAAGGCTATACTTAAAACATCAAGGACCTCCTCCAATCCAGGTAAAAAGTTCTGGGCTTGTTCTAAACCTCAAGGTGAAAGTAAAGACAAAAATAGTTCTTGTGGGTTTTTTCAATGGGTGTAA
- the POP8 gene encoding ribonuclease P (similar to Saccharomyces cerevisiae POP8 (YBL018C); ancestral locus Anc_8.164) has product MRQQPCEKNNKDWTYFKLLITSHDKIFDDEVRIDTLTWKQWITNALRRTHGLFGESIEYFFLNLDDKIAYIKLNYNDKEVFSSAITSYISNDDLAGKPLAVCVLQITDFLKDLNISKDDKLWHQKEMEELIDNICE; this is encoded by the exons ATGCGCCAGCAACCTTGTGAGAAGAACAATAAAGACTGGACTTATTTCAAGCTATTGAT AACATCACACGATAAGATTTTCGATGATGAAGTTAGAATCGATACATTAACATGGAAGCAATGGATTACTAATGCGCTGAGAAGAACTCATGGTTTGTTTGGTGAAAGTATAGAAtacttttttcttaatcTGGATGACAAGATCGCTTATATTAAACTCAATTATAATGATAAGGAAGTTTTCTCTTCTGCTATAACTTCTTACATCTCTAATGATGATCTTGCAGGGAAACCATTAGCAGTCTGCGTTTTGCAAATTACTGATTTCTTAAAAGATCTAAACATTAGCaaagatgataaattatgGCATCAAAAAGAAATGGAAGAATTAATAGACAATATTTGTGAATAA
- the RFT1 gene encoding glycolipid translocation protein (similar to Saccharomyces cerevisiae RFT1 (YBL020W); ancestral locus Anc_8.166) — MEKKTSNIGSIPSSGEQILAKSTKGATFLMMTQIFTKMITFILNSLLVRFLSPRIFGITAFLEFILGTVLFFSREAIRLSTLRIKENQESVSETNTYSTGTKHHSHSNNSKDVLTSSNRLSKSPVLQTVVNFAHIPLWIGIPLSIGLISWQYRNVNSYFVGLPFFTWSIFLIWASIIIELLSEPFFIVNQFFLNYGTRSCFESISVTTGCLTNFIVIYAFEKNLLFAIPKEDLEINKEGIAILAFAIGKFAHSITLLLCYYYDYFKNFRAKRLFHMRLVKIHSSSDSTSKVSYYFQADILEHFRKVYFQMCFKHLLTEGDKLVINSLCTVEEQGIYSLLSNYGSLVTRLLFAPIEESLRLFLARLLSVKRNNKNLILSMEVLVNLTKFYLYLSLIIVIFGPINSSFLLQFLIGTKWSTTTLLDTIRIYCFYIPFLAINGIFEAFFQSVASGDQILKQSYLMMVFSGIFLLNCYIFIQYLDLSLDGLILSNIINMILRITYCGWFISKFYKELHTDRGSFVINFKNFGSVSMIGLIMCLFDYWFIGYVKNFQQLFINIFLALSLLIIMIYQERLLIKRYINRGKANEFKDV; from the coding sequence atggaaaaaaaaacttcaAATATTGGGTCGATACCTTCGTCTGGTGAGCAGATTCTAGCAAAATCTACTAAAGGGGCAACTTTCCTAATGATGACTCAAATTTTCACTAAAATGATCACATTCATTCTGAATAGTTTACTAGTCAGGTTTTTATCTCCCAGAATATTTGGGATTACTGCATTTTTGGAATTCATCTTAGGTACAGTTTTATTCTTTAGTAGAGAAGCAATTAGGTTATCAACTCTTAGGATTAAAGAGAATCAAGAATCTGTCAGTGAAACAAACACATATTCAACTGGAACTAAGCATCATAGTCATAGCAATAATAGCAAAGATGTTCTTACAAGCTCCAATAGATTATCTAAATCTCCTGTATTACAGACAGTAGTGAATTTTGCACACATTCCATTATGGATAGGCATTCCATTATCAATAGGGCTAATTTCATGGCAATATAGAAATGTTAACTCATATTTTGTTGGATTACCATTTTTTACATGGtctatttttctaatttggGCAAGcataataattgaattgttGAGTGAGCCTTTCTTTATTGTGAATCAATTCTTCTTAAATTATGGCACAAGGTCTTGTTTTGAAAGTATATCAGTAACAACTGGCTGCTTAActaattttattgttatttatgcttttgaaaaaaacttACTCTTTGCTATCCCCAAAGAAGACttggaaataaataaagaaggGATTGCAATTTTGGCATTCGCTATTGGGAAGTTTGCTCATTCAATTACTTTACTATTGTGTTATTACTATGATTATTTTAAGAACTTCAGAGCTAAAAGGCTATTCCATATGAGATTAGTCAAGATTCATTCATCTTCAGATTCTACTTCTAAAGtatcttattattttcaggCTGATATTTTGGAACATTTTAGGAAAGTTTATTTCCAGATGTGCTTTAAACATTTATTAACAGAAGGTGATAAACTAGTGATTAATTCATTATGTACTGTAGAAGAACAGGgtatttattcattattatcaaattatgGATCTTTAGTGACAAGATTGTTATTTGCCCCAATTGAAGAATCTTTGAGATTATTTTTGGCTCGATTATTATCCGTTAAACgtaataacaaaaatttgattttgtcCATGGAAGTGCTTGtaaatttaacaaaattttatttatatttgtcATTAATTATAGTTATATTCGGTCCTATTAATTCTTCCTTTTTATTACAGTTTTTAATTGGAACAAAATGGTCAACAACTACACTACTTGATACAATCAGaatatattgtttttatatACCCTTTTTAGCAATAAATGGTATTTTTGAAGCCTTTTTCCAAAGTGTTGCTTCAGGTGAtcaaatattgaaacaaTCATATTTAATGATGGTCTTTTCTGGTATATTTTTGCTAaattgttatatttttattcaatatttggatttatCACTTGATGGTTTAATTTTaagtaatattattaatatgatTTTACGAATTACTTATTGTGGTTGGTTTATTAGTAAATTTTACAAAGAATTACATACTGACAGGGGCTcatttgttattaatttcaaaaattttggAAGTGTATCGATGATTGGTTTAATTATGTGCTTATTTGATTATTGGTTTATTGGATACGTTAAGAATTTCcaacaattatttattaatatatttttggccttgtcattattaataataatgatatatcAGGAGAGACTGTTGATTAAGAGATATATTAATAGGGGGAAAGCTAATGAGTTTAAGGATGTCTAA
- the FUS3 gene encoding mitogen-activated serine/threonine-protein kinase FUS3 (similar to Saccharomyces cerevisiae FUS3 (YBL016W); ancestral locus Anc_8.162) — protein sequence MGKKIVFNISSEFQLKSLLGEGAYGIVCSAVYKPTGEIVAIKKIEPFEKPLFALRTLREIKILKHFQHENIISIFDIQRPESFENFNEVYIIQELMQTDLHRVISTQTLTDDHIQYFLYQTLRAVKTLHGSNVIHRDLKPSNLLINSNCDLKICDFGLARIDNGNEPNEGKTPETSAMTEYVATRWYRAPEVMLTAAKYSKAMDVWSCGCILAELFLKRPIFPGKDYRHQLMLIFGFLGTPTMDDLECIESKRARDYISSLPKYKAVNLEKTFPNVNPLGLDLLHKMLLFNPNNRITAEQALEHPYLRTYHEPNDEPEGEPIPPSFFVFDNYKDSLTTKDLKKLLWNEIFN from the coding sequence atgggaaaaaaaattgtctttaatatttcaagtgaatttcaattgaaatccTTACTAGGTGAGGGTGCTTATGGTATTGTTTGCTCTGCAGTTTATAAACCAACTGGGGAAATAGTagcaataaaaaaaattgaaccATTTGAAAAACCATTATTTGCTTTACGTACATTGagagaaataaaaattttaaagcaCTTCCAGCATGAAAATATCATCtcaatttttgatattcaaAGACCAGAGAgctttgaaaattttaatgaagtatatattattcaagaGCTGATGCAAACAGATTTGCATCGTGTTATATCTACTCAAACATTAACTGATGAtcatattcaatattttttatatcaaaCATTAAGGGCAGTAAAAACTTTGCATGGTTCAAATGTAATTCATAGAGATTTAAAACCTTCAAATTTACTAATTAATTCAAACTgtgatttaaaaatatgtgACTTCGGTTTAGCAAGAATTGATAATGGGAATGAGCCTAATGAGGGGAAAACACCAGAGACTAGTGCAATGACAGAATATGTAGCAACAAGATGGTATAGAGCCCCTGAAGTAATGCTTACTGCTGCCAAGTATTCAAAGGCTATGGATGTCTGGTCGTGTGGCTGTATACTTGCAGAATTATTCCTTAAAAGACCTATTTTTCCTGGTAAAGATTATAGACATCAATTAATGTTAATTTTTGGATTCTTAGGAACTCCGACTATGGACGATCTAGAGTGTATTGAGTCTAAAAGAGCAAGAGATTATATTTCGAGTTTGCCAAAATACAAAGCAgtaaatttagaaaaaacaTTTCCAAATGTGAATCCACTAGGATTAGATCTATTGCATAAGATGCTACTATTTAACCCAAATAATAGAATCACTGCGGAACAAGCACTGGAGCACCCATATTTAAGAACTTATCATGAACCAAATGATGAACCAGAAGGGGAGCCAATACCCCCAagtttttttgtttttgataattataaGGATTCATTGACAACGAAAGATTTAAAGAAGCTGCTTTGGAACGagattttcaattaa
- the PEP1 gene encoding type I sorting receptor (similar to Saccharomyces cerevisiae PEP1 (YBL017C); ancestral locus Anc_8.163) — protein MKPIKWATALIYAFNSFCIAQDSNKDWKPIITRTSIDSTFDIQAFDDSTTLLRLENEHILITTNNGASWEPISQIKDKIIWYDIDPYNKGNRAVALAAGGNRFYLTEDQGRNWKEIKLNIPERDDFTSSCYLSTHPTRKEYFKVHCVSCEQQKDDWKDMFNKLLKRSYHAVSSAVSPSTTVSNLNSKARRAGNTENDKNNDNQNDNKQNNDNGNNKNNKEQDDKKSGWKYVQPKCRGREYVSNNYGKTFREIKPSNDYEQDDAIIFDNLECSFAKISSKSNIKLDDSSLICTYEIEREQDKDIPVLTSVEFFITNDWGRTLTHIPVLEDLVVTNYKILNNHILVVTREDKYNEYSPKKVWVSTDGKEFKEAYLPTQLRYSVDGYIQEDSTGRIILPISKNEDEDLQKHHGMGEILISDSTGLKFEKIDWGLDNKQGYMSLIIPEHLKGTMMGTFVSISTDNKGHGRNYRKGNTKISTDNGISWSNLKIVDPENRSKYSCNIDDVDICSLHSFFVFQNMAVPTAGILMTIGIVGDGTNLSWTDAQTFVSRDGGLTWKLAFQYPILFSFGDMGNVIVAVPFRGDIDDDPESEIYYSLDQGLTWEEYQLEHPIFPTELVTTTPDGSGSTFLLSGISMSNPGDLKELSGSANFLYTIDFSSSFKGKSCQDSDMENFVLNGNECIGGARYTFIRRKQGSSCLVKKVYEDLHLSEDPCQECTEDDYECSFEFTKNENGECVLDKRLLGISDVCSSRKSSIKLFPMQLSRSSKCKNPLKIDKVEVQCNENSGSGFSPVESDQKILTSEYDFQSQIISYRYFDTSSDESFIITTKDRKVYVSNDGGQTIQKIDSGDDEIVEIVFNPYFGSNAYLFGRSGKLYMTTDRGRTFSSTQLDTSKHLGFPIEFNAKDQDTFVYYAGKNCDSVYNPDCHAVAYITRDGGRTFKEMLDDAIHCEFVGSLFKHPSDENLVLCQVKVRGKNERNLVASNDYFENDNRKVFDSIIGYMSTGEYIVVATPYSEGELRAYVTIDGEEFAEAQFPQNINADKQESFTILGSETGSIFLHLATFLEPDAEFGALTKSNSNGTSFVTLERAVNRNFFGFVDFEKVQGLEGIILINVVDNKDQVINKSQEKKLKSKITFNDGSDWSYLNPPKTDSDGNRYDCFKAGIEKCSLHLHGFTERRDKRDTFGSGSAIGMMFGIGNVGEYLAPKNQGSTFFTTNGGATWTELRKGTYQWEFGDHGGILVLVKDGERTKNIHYSIDFGKTWNDYQFSEQEVLVKDIVTVPQDSAMRFLLVTEPKTSRMGATKIISIDFSRVFERQCQLDFTSKSNPDFAYFPIEPLAGVCLFGHQAEYLKKTSSNCYIGNYPLSKSVRIIKNCTCTRNDFECDYNFYKAKDGTCKLVEGLDKQEASNICRKTPELIEYFEPSGYRKIPLSTCQGGLKLDKFSDPLPCPGKMKEFRKKYSVEGSFFFIVWFIPFVFFLACAWFLYDRGIRRNGGFARFGEIRLGDDDLIENNETDKVVNTIIRSIFSGLSKFGSGYKILKRTASESILRIRERMAGRRAPTYSSLLHDQFLDDADDLLVGHDEDANDLENFLNDDGNFDIDNDDTADPFAHPFRDDPTPPVDDISTTVDTSDAPINDGPEVNILDNHSDQE, from the coding sequence ATGAAACCAATTAAATGGGCAACAGCCCTTATTTATGCATTTAATAGCTTTTGCATTGCCCAAGACAGTAACAAAGACTGGAAACCAATTATAACGCGAACCTCAATCGACTCTACTTTCGACATTCAAGCATTTGATGATTCAACTACTCTATTACGTCTAGAAAATGaacatattttaataacaaCAAATAATGGTGCCTCTTGGGAACCTATCTCTCAGATCAAAGATAAAATCATTTGGTATGATATAGATCCATATAATAAGGGCAACAGAGCCGTGGCTTTAGCAGCAGGTGGCAACAGATTCTATCTTACTGAAGATCAGGGTAGGAATTggaaagaaattaaattaaatattccaGAGAGGGATGATTTTACGTCTTCATGCTATTTATCAACCCACCCTACTAGGaaagaatatttcaaagTTCATTGCGTTTCATGTGAACAACAAAAGGATGATTGGAAAGACATGTTCAATAAACTACTAAAAAGATCATACCATGCCGTTTCTTCTGCGGTTTCACCTTCTACAACTGTATCAAACCTTAATTCAAAGGCAAGGCGTGCAGGCAATACTGAAAATGACAAAAATAACGATAATCAGAATGAtaacaaacaaaataatgataatggtaataataaaaataataaggaACAGGATGACAAAAAGTCAGGATGGAAGTACGTTCAACCAAAATGTAGAGGCCGAGAATATGTGTCAAATAATTACGGTAAAACTTTTAGGGAAATTAAACCATCAAATGACTATGAACAAGATGACGCCATTATTTTTGACAATTTGGAATGCTCTTTCGCAAAGATATCATCtaaatctaatattaaGCTAGATGATTCTTCACTAATTTGTACTTACGAAATTGAAAGAGAACAAGACAAAGATATTCCAGTCCTTACATCtgttgaattttttattacaaatgaTTGGGGAAGAACTTTAACGCATATCCCAGTTTTAGAAGACCTTGTGGTTAcgaattataaaattttaaacaatcACATCCTTGTTGTCACTAGAGAAGATAAATACAATGAATATTCTCCAAAGAAAGTTTGGGTTTCTACAGATGGAAAGGAATTTAAAGAAGCTTATTTACCAACACAATTACGATATTCTGTAGACGGCTATATCCAAGAAGATAGTACTGGGAGAATTATTCTTCCAATTTCTAAGAATGAAGATGAGGACCTTCAAAAACATCATGGTATGGGAGAAATATTGATATCTGACTCAACTGGCTTAaagtttgaaaaaattgattggGGTCTCGATAACAAACAAGGTTATATGAGTCTGATTATCCCAGAGCACTTGAAAGGGACCATGATGGGAACTtttgtttcaatttctaCCGACAATAAAGGCCATGGTCGTAATTATAGAAAAGGTAATACAAAAATCTCAACAGATAATGGTATTAGCTGGtcgaatttaaaaattgttgaCCCCGAAAATAGAAGTAAATATAGTTGTAACATTGATGATGTTGATATATGCTCACTTCActctttttttgtattcCAAAATATGGCTGTTCCAACTGCAGGCATTTTGATGACTATTGGTATTGTCGGTGATGGTACAAACTTATCTTGGACTGACGCTCAAACGTTTGTTTCAAGAGATGGGGGATTAACTTGGAAACTAGCATTTCAATATCCAATTTTGTTCTCTTTTGGGGATATGGGTAATGTTATTGTAGCAGTACCTTTTAGAGGAGATATAGACGATGATCCAGAATCCGAAATTTACTATTCTCTTGATCAAGGTTTAACATGGGAAGAATACCAACTAGAACATCCAATATTTCCTACTGAATTAGTTACCACAACACCCGATGGCTCTGGATCAACATTTTTACTAAGTGGAATATCTATGAGTAATCCAGGAGATCTAAAAGAATTAAGTGGATCCGCAAACTTTTTGTACACCATTGACTTTTCAAGCTCCTTTAAAGGAAAATCCTGTCAAGATTCAGATATGGAAAATTTTGTACTTAACGGCAATGAATGCATTGGTGGTGCTAGATACACCTTCATTAGAAGAAAACAAGGCTCTTCGTGTTTAGTAAAGAAAGTATACGAAGACCTACACTTGTCTGAAGATCCTTGCCAGGAATGCACCGAAGATGACTATGAATGCTCTTTTGAATTTactaaaaatgaaaatggaGAGTGTGTTCTTgataaaagattattagGTATATCAGATGTATGCTCCTCTCGTAAatcttcaattaaattgtttCCTATGCAACTAAGTCGTAGCTCTAAGTGTAAAAATCCTCTAAAAATTGACAAGGTTGAAGTTCAATGTAATGAGAACTCTGGCTCTGGCTTCAGTCCGGTTGAATCTGATCAAAAAATCTTAACTTCTGAATATGATTTCCAATCACAAATTATATCATATCGTTATTTCGACACTAGTTCTGATGAATCTTTCATTATTACTACAAAAGACAGAAAAGTTTACGTATCCAATGATGGTGGTCAAACTATTCAAAAGATTGATTCAGGagatgatgaaattgtCGAAATTGTCTTTAATCCGTACTTTGGCTCTAATgcatatttatttggaaGAAGTGGGAAACTATATATGACAACCGATAGGGGTAGAACTTTTTCATCCACTCAGTTGGATACTTCTAAGCATCTTGGTTTCCCCATAGAATTCAATGCAAAGGATCAAGATACTTTTGTGTACTATGCAGGAAAAAACTGTGACTCAGTTTACAATCCAGATTGCCATGCAGTTGCATATATTACTAGAGATGGTGGGCGaacttttaaagaaatGCTAGACGATGCCATTCATTGTGAATTTGTAGGCTCACTGTTTAAGCATCCTTCTGACGAAAACCTGGTATTATGCCAAGTGAAAGTCCGCGGTAAGaatgaaagaaatttaGTTGCTTCTaatgattattttgaaaatgataacaGAAAAGTATTTGACAGTATTATTGGATATATGTCAACTGGGGAATATATTGTCGTTGCAACCCCTTATTCAGAAGGCGAACTAAGAGCATATGTAACTATTGATGGCGAAGAATTTGCAGAAGCGCAATTTCCGCAAAATATAAATGCAGACAAACAGGAATCATTCACAATATTAGGTTCAGAAACTGGCTCGATCTTCTTACATTTAGCAACCTTCCTAGAACCTGATGCAGAATTTGGTGCGCtaacaaaatcaaattctaATGGTACTTCATTTGTCACTCTAGAACGTGCAGTCAACAGAAACTTCTTCGGTTTTGtagattttgaaaaagttCAAGGGCTTGAAggtattattttaattaatgttGTAGATAATAAAGACCAGGTTATCAATAAAAgtcaagaaaaaaaattaaaatccaAGATCACATTTAACGATGGTTCAGACTGGAGTTACTTAAATCCACCAAAAACCGATAGTGATGGTAACCGATATGATTGTTTTAAAGCTGGTATCGAAAAATGCTCTTTACATTTGCATGGTTTTACCGAACGTAGAGATAAAAGAGATACATTTGGTTCTGGATCTGCGATTGGAATGATGTTTGGTATTGGGAATGTTGGTGAGTATTTAGCTCCAAAAAACCAGGGTTCCACGTTTTTCACCACAAACGGCGGTGCTACATGGACTGAGTTAAGAAAAGGCACATATCAGTGGGAATTTGGTGACCATGGTGGCATATTGGTTTTGGTTAAAGATGGTGAGagaacaaaaaatattcattattcaattgattttggTAAAACTTGGAATGATTACCAGTTTTCTGAGCAGGAAGTCCTAGTAAAGGATATTGTGACTGTTCCTCAGGATTCTGCTATgagatttttattagttacAGAGCCTAAAACAAGCAGAATGGGGGCCACAAAAATCATATCTATTGATTTTAGCAGGGTATTTGAAAGACAATGTCAATTAGATTTTACTTCTAAATCTAATCCAGATTTTGCATATTTCCCAATCGAACCATTGGCAGGTGTATGCCTATTTGGCCACCAGgctgaatatttaaaaaaaactagtAGTAACTGTTATATTGGAAACTATCCCCTATCTAAATCCGTTCggattattaaaaattgtacATGTACAAGGAATGACTTTGAGTGTGACTACAACTTTTATAAAGCTAAAGATGGCACGTGTAAGCTAGTGGAAGGGCTAGATAAACAAGAAGCATCTAATATCTGTAGAAAAACCCCTGAATTAATAGAGTATTTCGAACCATCTGGATATAGAAAGATTCCGTTATCGACTTGCCAAGGCGGTCTGAAGTTAGATAAATTTTCAGATCCACTTCCATGTCCTGgaaaaatgaaagaattccgtaaaaaatattctgtGGAAGGTAGCTTCTTCTTTATTGTTTGGTTCATCCCCTTTGTTTTCTTCTTAGCATGTGCATGGTTTTTGTACGATCGTGGTATTAGAAGAAATGGTGGATTCGCTCGTTTTGGTGAAATTAGGTTAGGAGATGATGAtctaatagaaaataatgaaactgATAAAGTTGTAAACACAATTATTAGATCCATATTTTCAGGCTTATCAAAGTTTGGCTCAGGCTATAAAATCTTGAAAAGAACTGCATCAGAAAGTATATTGAGAATTAGAGAAAGAATGGCAGGGAGAAGAGCCCCTAcatattcttctttattacATGACCAATTCTTAGATGATGCTGATGATTTATTAGTTGGACATGATGAAGATGCTAATGATTTAGAGAATTTCTTAAATGATGATGGCAATTTTGATAtcgataatgatgatacaGCAGATCCTTTTGCCCATCCTTTTAGAGATGATCCCACCCCACCAGTCGATGATATCTCTACCACCGTAGATACTTCAGATGCCCCTATAAATGATGGTCCTGAGgttaatattttggatAATCATTCAGACCAAGAGTAA